Proteins encoded in a region of the Rutidosis leptorrhynchoides isolate AG116_Rl617_1_P2 chromosome 9, CSIRO_AGI_Rlap_v1, whole genome shotgun sequence genome:
- the LOC139867569 gene encoding uncharacterized protein: MDDVDRLFQCFKCGISPPQSAAIARKTKKQKVNQEKLNEDTSTSTDFTSAGSNGKNQQSLMKIQNFYTPTVGRKKLNNGSQFSPVVFYGSPQGVPPKRPARLLRLLHEIRVEIAAQHKSREDVWATFPRQDEAMKFAKDKGDMRIFSYQDHTSGQRRFLVSTYKEFWRRYKNMSPKFRHHYEVIQEGLPCHLYFDLEFNIKENPERNGDEMVDLLILITFEALLEKYSIEGDTNWIVELDSSTKDKFSRHLIIRIPGIAFKDNIHVGAFVAEICSRIHSARGRDKRFEQLFISKDSSSTDVPCHLFVDTAVYSRNRCFRLHLSTKAGKNSVLLPTGRFKCKDMNEDDVFMVSLICNINADCEKLLICKMDLDCVKVLHFDIEKNSEYRKPCAREFIPSASSSNGYFSGKSPFPTLDEFVEYVGTIGNVQGKIRSWYWFSEYGLMVYSMLRNRFCERIGRQHKSNHVMYVVDLQKATYYQKCYDPDCRGYRSPLRPVPPEAFPDSFSYMETGDEKELMLPYGEESPKDSCQKDEWWREAMVVADKAENMPRMLDLMKEVHVLALDQDDDVWDDDDDWWMAAETTVSQIELMYCAKA, translated from the exons ATGGATGACGTTGATCGCCTTTTCCAATGCTTTAAATGCGGAATCTCTCCACCTC AATCGGCTGCAATTGCAAGGAAAACTAAAAAACAGAAAGTAAATCAAGAGAAATTGAATGAAGATACATCGACTTCTACTGATTTCACCTCTGCAGGTTCAAATGGGAAAAACCAGCAATCTTTGATGAAGATTCAGAAT TTTTATACACCAACTGTTGGAAGAAAGAAGTTAAACAATGGAAGCCAGTTCTCCCCAGTCGTTTTTTACGGTTCTCCACAAGGCGTGCCTCCAAAAAGACCGGCTCGGTTATTGCGATTGTTACATGAAATACGCGTTGAAATTGCTGCTCAGCATAAATCAAG AGAGGATGTATGGGCTACGTTTCCTAGGCAGGATGAGGCTATGAAGTTTGCAAAAGATAAAGGAGATATGCGTATTTTTAGTTATCAAGACCACACTAGTGGACAACGAAGGTTTCTTGTTTCAACATATAAAGAGTTTTGGCGAAG GTACAAAAATATGAGTCCTAAGTTTCGTCACCATTATGAAGTTATTCAAGAG GGATTGCCATGCCACCTTTATTTCGATTTAGAATTCAATATTAAAGAAAATCCTGAAAGGAATGGGGATGAAATGGTTGATCTTCTCATATTAATTACTTTTGAAGCTTTGCTTGAAAAATACTCGATTGAAGGAGACACTAATTGGATTGTTGAACTTGACTCTTCTACAAAAG ATAAGTTTTCCCGTCACTTAATCATTCGTATACCAGGGATTGCTTTCAAGGACAACATACATGTTGGTGCATTTGTTGCAGAG ATATGTTCACGAATTCATAGTGCAAGAGGAAGGGATAAAAGATTTGAGCAGTTATTTATATCCAAAGATTCAAGTTCTACTGATGTCCCTTGTCATCTTTTTGTTGATACTGCTGTCTATTCGAGAAACCGTTGTTTTCGTCTGCATCTATCAACTAAAGCAGGGAAAAATTCAGTGCTTCTCCCGACTGGACGGTTTAAATGCAAGGACATG AATGAGGATGATGTATTCATGGTATCATTGATCTGCAATATAAATGCTGACTGTGAAAAGCTTCTAATTTGCAAAATGGATTTAGATTGTGTGAAGGTTTTGCATTTTGATATCGAG AAAAATAGTGAGTACCGTAAGCCTTGTGCTCGAGAATTTATACCGAGTGCTAGCTCAAGCAATGGTTATTTCagtggaaaatctccatttccaaCATTAGATGAGTTTGTGGAGTATGTTGGTACCATCGGTAATGTACAAG GAAAAATTCGAAGCTGGTATTGGTTCTCAGAGTATGGCTTAATGGTATACAGCATGCTAAGAAATAGATTCTGTGAAAGAATTGGCAGACAACACAAAAGCAATCACG TGATGTACGTGGTGGATCTACAAAAGGCTACGTACTATCAGAAGTGTTATGATCCTGACTGCAGAG GTTATCGATCTCCGCTACGGCCGGTTCCACCAGAAGCTTTTCCCGACTCTTTTAGTTACATGGAGACAGGGGATGAAAAGGAGTTGATGTTGCCTTATGGTGAGGAGAGTCCCAAGGACAGCTGTCAAAAAGATGAGTGGTGGCGTGAAGCAATGGTTGTTGCAGACAAAGCTGAAAATATGCCTAGAATGCTGGATCTAATGAAGGAGGTACATGTTCTTGCTTTAGAT CAGGATGATGATGTGTGGGATGACGATGATGATTGGTGGATGGCTGCTGAAACCACTGTATCACAGATTGAGCTCATGTACTGCGCTAAAGCTTGA